One part of the Terrimicrobium sacchariphilum genome encodes these proteins:
- a CDS encoding glycoside hydrolase 5 family protein, translated as MSSLIDPSQLDKDAALSTAEFLGSGILTTGANYWASHAGIFMWQDWRPDIVREDMRLLSGAGLQILRVFPLWSDFQPIHSQRGYHGNHIEFRLGEDPLPDNVAVASGVSEEMLDRFGVLADLAEEFGLQLIVGLITGWMSGRFFAPPALESRNAITDPLSIRWQVRFVSALIRRFETHPAIRAWDLGNECNCMGPAARDQAWLWTATLANAIRVADPTRPIISGMHSLDADPTKTWTIRDQAEHTDILTTHPYPLFTPHCHREPLDTMRPLLHASAETCLYADLSGKPTFVEEFGTLSPMGFGEEASAAMVKVRMFDLWAHDCRAALWWCAHDQRHLTQAPYDWLAVERELGLFRDDGSPKPVLDALSEAHTSINSLPIDRLPRRRTEAVCLLTPGQDNWGVAYSTFVLAKQAGFDLTFHYVDRALPDAGLYLLPSMKSYSALSRGRERELWEKVAAGATLYVSFDAAGFLSDWVGNSGIEVLNSSERAGESRFHRAKDDVPFSLAAAWRIRVRTSRAQVLASESDGNPVFLVSEYGKGRVYSLMLPLEASVAVAPEAFLPETLQPFWELYRDFADHALASRVIRKNSPWLGVTEHPDDDDGVIVVFINYSPLPMEDEVSVAPAYRWAETWLGSEPVSCGKNRLRLQIPPHSTVVARVSLR; from the coding sequence ATGTCTTCTCTTATCGATCCGAGTCAGCTGGATAAAGATGCGGCTCTCTCCACGGCGGAGTTTCTGGGCTCCGGGATCTTGACGACCGGTGCGAACTACTGGGCCTCGCACGCCGGGATATTCATGTGGCAGGACTGGCGGCCCGATATTGTCCGTGAAGATATGCGGTTGCTATCGGGCGCAGGCCTGCAAATCCTGCGCGTTTTCCCGCTCTGGTCGGATTTTCAACCCATTCACTCGCAGCGAGGTTACCATGGAAACCACATCGAGTTTCGCCTGGGCGAGGACCCCTTGCCCGATAACGTCGCGGTGGCCAGCGGTGTGAGTGAGGAGATGCTTGATCGATTCGGCGTGCTTGCCGACCTCGCCGAGGAGTTCGGGTTGCAACTGATCGTGGGCCTCATCACAGGGTGGATGAGCGGACGCTTTTTCGCGCCGCCCGCGCTTGAGTCGCGCAATGCAATCACCGATCCGCTTTCCATTCGGTGGCAGGTGCGCTTCGTCAGCGCACTGATCCGGCGATTTGAGACCCATCCGGCCATCCGGGCATGGGATCTTGGGAATGAATGCAATTGCATGGGACCAGCCGCACGTGACCAGGCTTGGTTATGGACGGCCACCCTGGCCAACGCCATTCGGGTGGCAGATCCAACTCGCCCGATCATCTCAGGCATGCACAGTCTCGATGCCGATCCAACCAAGACGTGGACCATCCGGGATCAGGCCGAACATACCGACATCCTCACGACCCATCCCTATCCTTTGTTCACTCCGCACTGTCACCGCGAGCCATTGGATACGATGAGGCCGCTGCTTCATGCCTCCGCCGAGACGTGCCTCTATGCCGATCTCTCCGGAAAGCCGACCTTTGTTGAAGAATTCGGGACTTTGAGCCCGATGGGTTTTGGCGAGGAGGCTAGCGCCGCGATGGTGAAGGTGCGGATGTTCGATCTTTGGGCTCACGACTGCCGTGCGGCACTTTGGTGGTGCGCGCATGATCAGCGGCATCTCACCCAGGCGCCCTACGATTGGCTGGCAGTCGAGCGCGAATTGGGGCTCTTCCGTGATGATGGTTCGCCGAAACCGGTTCTGGATGCTCTTTCCGAAGCGCACACGTCGATTAACAGCCTGCCGATTGACCGGCTTCCCCGTCGCCGTACAGAAGCGGTTTGTCTTCTCACACCGGGCCAGGATAATTGGGGAGTCGCATACAGCACGTTCGTACTTGCGAAACAGGCGGGCTTTGATTTGACGTTTCACTACGTTGATCGCGCATTGCCCGACGCCGGATTGTATCTGCTCCCCAGTATGAAAAGCTATTCCGCGCTCTCCCGCGGCAGGGAACGCGAACTTTGGGAAAAGGTGGCGGCAGGCGCGACGCTCTATGTCTCCTTTGATGCAGCAGGATTCCTTTCCGATTGGGTGGGAAATTCCGGGATAGAAGTCCTCAACTCCTCGGAGCGTGCTGGAGAAAGCCGTTTTCACCGTGCGAAAGATGACGTTCCGTTTAGCCTGGCTGCGGCGTGGCGCATACGAGTCAGGACGTCCCGCGCACAAGTACTGGCGTCGGAGAGCGACGGGAATCCCGTGTTCCTTGTTTCCGAATATGGAAAGGGACGCGTCTATTCCCTCATGCTTCCTCTCGAGGCCTCCGTCGCGGTCGCGCCGGAAGCTTTTTTACCGGAAACCCTGCAACCGTTCTGGGAACTCTACCGGGACTTCGCGGACCACGCGCTGGCGTCCCGGGTGATTCGGAAAAACTCTCCCTGGCTCGGCGTGACCGAGCATCCCGACGATGATGATGGAGTGATTGTGGTGTTTATCAACTACTCACCTTTGCCGATGGAAGACGAAGTTTCGGTCGCACCCGCCTATCGATGGGCGGAGACGTGGCTGGGATCCGAGCCCGTATCGTGCGGAAAAAATCGGTTGCGTCTGCAGATCCCGCCGCATTCCACGGTCGTAGCTCGAGTCTCCTTGCGTTGA
- a CDS encoding family 78 glycoside hydrolase catalytic domain, with amino-acid sequence MFGQSRWIWPNRHHWDIANSYALFRKSFQLGALPLQAPLFITADQSYRLFVNGQFVARGPARGVQSHWPYDEIDIRKYLKKGRNVLAIRAYNPGRSTYQYLSAGFAGLLVAASWGKNHIVSDATWKSIRQTSARRDTIQASMQLFNQEHVDLRLETGDWTAVDFDDSSWEEPTSDRVWNGGPWYSLEPREMPMLREEEIPPGKLIGSGQGPCAAGYRDVRDVVALRYQEDRSHSATSSPAELIKISPVPAGEFRSYLIDLGKTVVGNFTFEIHNCRGGEIIDTHYSETIDQNTLTPDLVLLNHCRNSIGDRLVCRPGDAVHVFYHHYGFRYLAITVRDSAVDFQIALRFRRVGYPLQRNGSFLSSDSDLNRIWETCAWTQQCCSLDAYVDTPWREQAQWWGDARVQAWNTFHLDGDTRLFRRGIRQIAEQTTPDGLTYGHAPTMAHECVLPDFTLIWMLTIWDFYWQTGSTEPFLSHEAQIQRALAYFRGRVDERTGLITYDERYWLFLDWTDIYREGSSSVYNLWLLLALEKMALLYRKTGQRQKAAALESWAGELRLSLSRLINDRGFLCDGIDRDGELIRKSGIHAQTLALMVKLKGINQKSVISDLLLPFIQGNSAPASKPSAYWITYCFSLLSEMGCGAEIVEFIRKHWLPMADHGTTWEDFQPCRGEQSFSHAWSAHPLYHLMQTVGGITQSAPAWREVIFRPLFHDKSCRTTIPTPHGNIHSHWQKCGDLVEVELVLPEGISARVVLPGVKRQISKGTSRWQISGRKQASHGCK; translated from the coding sequence ATCTTCGGCCAGTCGCGGTGGATATGGCCAAATCGCCATCACTGGGATATCGCTAATAGCTACGCCCTTTTTCGGAAGTCATTTCAACTCGGGGCGCTCCCACTTCAAGCACCCCTTTTCATCACGGCGGATCAGTCCTACCGCCTGTTTGTGAATGGGCAATTCGTCGCTCGCGGGCCTGCTCGCGGCGTGCAAAGTCACTGGCCTTACGACGAGATCGACATCCGCAAGTACTTGAAGAAAGGGCGCAACGTCCTCGCGATCCGCGCCTACAACCCGGGAAGGAGCACCTATCAATATCTCTCAGCCGGATTTGCAGGGCTTCTCGTAGCCGCCTCGTGGGGGAAAAATCACATTGTCAGCGATGCGACCTGGAAGTCCATCCGCCAGACAAGCGCCCGTCGGGACACGATTCAGGCGAGCATGCAGCTCTTCAATCAGGAGCATGTGGATCTGCGCCTGGAAACAGGGGATTGGACCGCAGTTGATTTCGATGACAGTTCGTGGGAGGAGCCGACTTCGGATAGGGTTTGGAACGGTGGGCCTTGGTATTCCCTGGAGCCACGAGAGATGCCGATGTTGAGGGAGGAAGAGATTCCGCCAGGGAAACTGATCGGTTCAGGCCAGGGTCCATGCGCAGCTGGCTATCGCGACGTGCGGGATGTGGTGGCCTTGCGTTACCAGGAGGACCGAAGTCACTCGGCAACGTCTTCTCCGGCGGAGTTGATAAAGATATCGCCTGTCCCTGCCGGCGAATTCCGGAGTTATCTCATCGATCTCGGAAAGACGGTCGTGGGTAACTTCACTTTTGAGATTCATAACTGCCGGGGCGGGGAGATTATTGACACTCACTACTCCGAGACGATTGACCAGAATACGCTGACTCCGGATCTCGTGCTGTTGAATCACTGCCGGAACTCCATTGGGGACAGACTGGTCTGCCGCCCAGGTGACGCGGTACATGTGTTTTATCACCACTACGGATTTCGCTATCTCGCGATTACCGTCAGGGACAGCGCGGTCGATTTTCAAATCGCACTCCGCTTTCGTCGGGTCGGATATCCGCTTCAGCGAAATGGAAGTTTCCTGAGTTCAGACTCCGATTTGAATAGGATCTGGGAGACATGCGCCTGGACCCAGCAGTGTTGCTCTCTCGATGCCTATGTTGACACCCCATGGCGTGAGCAAGCTCAATGGTGGGGCGATGCGCGGGTCCAGGCATGGAACACTTTCCATCTCGACGGGGATACCCGGCTTTTTCGCCGGGGCATCCGCCAGATCGCCGAACAAACGACACCAGATGGTCTGACCTACGGCCATGCGCCCACCATGGCGCACGAGTGCGTGCTGCCGGACTTTACCTTGATCTGGATGCTCACGATCTGGGACTTTTACTGGCAGACCGGATCGACAGAGCCATTTCTTTCCCACGAAGCCCAGATACAGAGAGCGTTAGCTTACTTCCGCGGCCGGGTGGACGAGAGAACCGGCCTGATCACTTATGATGAACGTTATTGGCTGTTCCTCGACTGGACCGATATTTACCGGGAGGGATCTTCATCTGTCTACAATCTCTGGCTTCTCCTCGCTCTTGAAAAGATGGCGTTGCTCTATCGCAAGACTGGCCAGCGGCAGAAGGCGGCTGCTTTGGAGAGCTGGGCGGGGGAGCTGCGGCTGTCTCTGAGTCGCTTGATTAACGACAGGGGGTTTCTTTGCGATGGAATTGACCGCGACGGGGAATTGATCCGGAAAAGCGGCATTCACGCCCAAACGCTTGCCTTGATGGTCAAACTCAAGGGGATCAATCAGAAAAGCGTGATCTCCGATCTTCTTCTCCCGTTTATTCAGGGTAATTCGGCACCGGCATCAAAGCCTTCGGCGTATTGGATCACCTATTGTTTCTCGCTGCTGTCCGAGATGGGCTGCGGAGCCGAGATCGTCGAGTTCATCAGGAAGCACTGGCTGCCCATGGCCGACCACGGAACGACTTGGGAAGACTTCCAGCCGTGTCGTGGGGAACAAAGTTTCTCTCATGCCTGGTCAGCTCATCCTCTCTATCATCTGATGCAAACCGTGGGAGGTATCACCCAAAGCGCGCCGGCCTGGAGGGAGGTTATCTTTCGCCCACTATTTCATGACAAAAGCTGCCGTACGACCATCCCCACTCCTCACGGCAACATTCACTCCCATTGGCAAAAATGCGGAGATTTGGTTGAGGTGGAGCTGGTTCTTCCCGAAGGAATTTCTGCTCGCGTCGTCCTGCCGGGAGTAAAGAGGCAGATCAGCAAAGGAACCTCCCGCTGGCAAATTTCAGGCCGGAAACAAGCATCTCATGGCTGCAAATAG
- a CDS encoding D-sedoheptulose-7-phosphate isomerase: MSCHFQTLFQRYPALDCCRKDILQAYDLLSSSFKKGGKLMLCGNGGSAADSDHWAGEMLKGFGHPRPLAESARQGMPPATAANLQWAFPVIPLTSFPAFSTAFCNDVNPAYVFAQLVLALGREGDVLAALSTSGNSANVCRAAEVARARKLPVLALTGQTVGQLQELADVCICVPATITPHVQEFHLPIYHCLSLMLEEDFVGFWK, from the coding sequence ATGTCTTGTCATTTTCAAACCCTCTTCCAGCGATATCCGGCTCTCGACTGCTGTCGGAAAGACATCCTGCAGGCATATGACCTTCTGTCCTCCTCGTTTAAGAAGGGGGGAAAGCTCATGCTTTGCGGCAATGGCGGCAGCGCGGCGGATTCGGACCACTGGGCCGGAGAGATGCTGAAAGGGTTCGGTCATCCCAGACCCCTGGCTGAGTCGGCCAGGCAAGGGATGCCGCCAGCGACGGCCGCGAACCTCCAGTGGGCATTTCCGGTGATTCCTCTCACTTCCTTTCCGGCCTTCTCCACTGCCTTTTGCAACGACGTGAACCCTGCTTATGTCTTCGCTCAACTGGTGTTGGCTCTCGGTCGGGAGGGCGATGTGCTGGCAGCTTTGAGCACCTCTGGAAATTCCGCCAACGTATGCCGTGCAGCTGAAGTTGCACGCGCACGAAAACTACCCGTCCTTGCGCTGACCGGCCAGACCGTCGGCCAGCTCCAGGAACTGGCCGACGTCTGCATCTGCGTGCCGGCAACGATTACTCCGCACGTCCAGGAGTTTCATCTGCCGATTTATCATTGCCTCTCGCTCATGCTGGAGGAGGACTTTGTGGGATTTTGGAAATAG